A genomic region of Candidatus Binataceae bacterium contains the following coding sequences:
- a CDS encoding VIT1/CCC1 transporter family protein, giving the protein MAFSVLRREYDHHTEQVHAAGGSSLRDLMLGLNDGLVASFAVTSGVAGAFASSRIVVMAGLAEMLGGAVSMGLAAFISARSQIEFYHSEIERERDEIQRWPEREREEIRAIYRGKGFGGELLERIVAHITADPERWSDVMMREELGMAVESFDKPLRSALTVGLSYFAGATVPVLGYLFVPAHEGLIISVIATVGTLFAVGAAKTIITARSWWRSGLESMATGIAAAAVTYGAGSFFGRR; this is encoded by the coding sequence ATGGCTTTTTCGGTTCTCAGACGCGAGTACGATCATCATACCGAGCAGGTCCACGCGGCCGGCGGCTCGAGTCTGCGCGACCTGATGCTCGGACTGAATGACGGCCTGGTCGCGTCTTTCGCGGTCACCTCGGGCGTGGCCGGCGCATTCGCTTCGAGCAGGATCGTGGTGATGGCAGGGCTGGCCGAGATGCTCGGCGGCGCGGTCTCAATGGGCCTCGCGGCGTTCATCTCCGCGCGCTCGCAGATCGAGTTCTACCACAGCGAAATCGAGCGCGAGCGCGACGAGATTCAGCGATGGCCCGAGCGCGAACGCGAGGAGATCCGCGCAATTTACCGCGGCAAGGGTTTCGGCGGCGAATTGCTCGAGCGCATCGTCGCCCATATCACCGCCGACCCCGAGCGCTGGAGCGACGTGATGATGCGCGAGGAGCTGGGGATGGCGGTCGAATCGTTCGACAAGCCGCTGCGCTCGGCGCTGACGGTCGGTTTGTCGTATTTCGCGGGCGCGACGGTGCCGGTGCTCGGCTATCTCTTTGTCCCGGCGCACGAGGGGTTGATTATCTCGGTAATCGCGACGGTCGGGACCTTGTTTGCGGTCGGCGCTGCCAAAACGATAATCACGGCCCGCTCCTGGTGGCGGAGCGGACTGGAAAGCATGGCGACCGGCATCGCCGCCGCCGCCGTGACCTACGGCGCAGGGAGTTTCTTCGGGCGCCGCTGA